One Desulfovibrionales bacterium genomic region harbors:
- a CDS encoding complex I NDUFA9 subunit family protein has protein sequence MKVFLTGGTGFVGNHLVNALLDNGHQVRCLARPGSEKKLTRRQDVTFWPGDIFDGESRLADGLEGCQAVIHLIGIIREFPRKGITFERMHYQATVQIVNATRTNGIKRYIHMSSLGTRPNARSRYHQTKYKAEEYVRRSGLDFTIFQPSVIFGPDDNFVNLFKQMMIKTPLVPVVGDGCYQIQPVDVHTVARAFTLSLKEEKTIGRVFQLPGRDRFTFNDILDMMARSLGKKIIKAHVPVWLVKTTAYFLEGLRAFPLTRDQITMLLEGNVGNDSTFYEEFGIAPIPFEAGIK, from the coding sequence ATGAAGGTATTCCTGACTGGCGGAACGGGCTTTGTGGGCAATCATCTGGTGAATGCCCTGCTGGACAATGGACACCAGGTGCGCTGCCTGGCACGGCCCGGCTCGGAGAAAAAATTGACGAGAAGACAGGATGTTACGTTTTGGCCGGGGGACATATTTGATGGGGAAAGCCGGCTGGCTGATGGCTTGGAGGGCTGCCAAGCGGTAATCCATCTAATCGGGATCATCCGGGAGTTTCCCCGTAAGGGCATCACCTTTGAAAGGATGCATTATCAGGCTACTGTTCAAATTGTGAACGCTACACGGACCAACGGCATCAAGCGCTATATCCACATGAGTTCCCTGGGCACGCGTCCCAATGCCCGCTCTCGTTATCATCAGACAAAATATAAGGCTGAGGAATATGTCCGCCGGAGCGGCCTTGATTTTACCATATTTCAACCTTCCGTCATCTTTGGCCCGGACGATAACTTCGTCAATCTATTCAAGCAGATGATGATAAAGACGCCTTTGGTCCCGGTAGTCGGCGATGGCTGCTATCAGATACAACCCGTAGATGTCCACACGGTGGCCCGGGCCTTTACACTGTCCCTTAAAGAGGAAAAAACTATCGGGAGGGTGTTTCAATTACCGGGGCGGGATCGGTTCACATTTAATGACATCCTGGATATGATGGCCCGGAGCTTGGGTAAGAAGATTATAAAAGCGCACGTGCCGGTCTGGCTGGTAAAAACTACAGCCTACTTCCTGGAAGGTCTGCGGGCTTTCCCCCTGACACGGGATCAGATTACTATGTTGCTGGAAGGAAATGTTGGAAACGACAGCACCTTCTATGAGGAGTTCGGCATTGCGCCTATTCCTTTTGAGGCGGGGATCAAATAA
- a CDS encoding TIGR00730 family Rossman fold protein: MKISLSEKQYVIDSFTIKDSWRMFRIMAEFVDGFETLAETYPGVSVFGSARVTPGSQTYNMAENIARLLVESGFSVLTGGGPGVMEAANKGAAEAGGKSVGLNIQLPYEQKPNPYANIRLNFKYFFIRKVMFVKYAVAFVCLPGGFGTLDEFFEALTLIQTNRIRPFPVILVDSSYWKGLLSWLDKRMCVDCMITPEDLKVFKVVDTAEEVVDVVKRTIIV, from the coding sequence ATGAAAATAAGTCTTAGCGAGAAACAGTATGTTATCGATTCCTTCACGATTAAAGACTCATGGCGAATGTTTCGCATTATGGCTGAGTTCGTGGATGGGTTTGAAACCCTGGCCGAGACCTATCCCGGCGTTTCTGTTTTTGGTTCGGCCCGCGTAACTCCAGGTAGTCAGACTTATAATATGGCCGAGAATATAGCCCGTCTTCTGGTTGAAAGCGGTTTTTCCGTGCTTACCGGCGGGGGGCCCGGGGTGATGGAGGCGGCTAATAAGGGGGCCGCAGAGGCTGGAGGCAAATCGGTTGGACTAAATATACAGCTCCCCTACGAGCAGAAACCGAATCCCTATGCCAACATAAGATTAAACTTCAAATATTTCTTCATCCGTAAGGTGATGTTTGTAAAATATGCGGTGGCCTTTGTCTGTTTGCCGGGTGGATTTGGCACCCTGGATGAGTTCTTTGAGGCCTTGACCCTGATTCAGACCAATCGCATCAGGCCGTTTCCGGTGATTTTGGTGGACAGTTCTTATTGGAAAGGCCTCTTGAGTTGGCTGGATAAGCGTATGTGCGTTGACTGCATGATCACCCCCGAAGACCTGAAGGTTTTCAAGGTCGTGGATACGGCCGAAGAGGTTGTGGATGTTGTAAAAAGAACAATTATTGTATGA
- a CDS encoding Rne/Rng family ribonuclease produces MSRKPGKKLIINAEASEECRIALVEDGKLEAFHIETIGHEVTRGNIYKSKVVSIEPSLQAAFIDYGGEKNGFLSLSEIHPEYYGVETPGEKGEKLRIQDLIEKGQEMLVQVVKEAAGQKGAALTTYLSLPGRYLVLLPGSSSAGVSRKIEDEEQRKKLKEIMKDFELPEGIGFIVRTASLETTKRELSKDLQYLLRLWKDIKDKGQTLPAPALIYKEEYLIIRSLRDYFSSDTCEILVDDKESFDRIRDFMRIISPRHYPLVKLYKDSGPIFSRYNLEAQIEKIYESRVNLPSGGSIVVNPTEALVAIDVNSSRSVREKEPEETAFKTNMEAAEEIARQLRLRDLGGLIVVDFIDMRQATHQRALEKRFRDSLKKDKAKIEIGKISKFGLLELTRQKIRSPIIMGSYKTCSHCQGRGIVRSVEAQAIAVLRRIQAGLSRGDVSGVQVRVPVDVAAYLLNRKRGELFHLETRRGMGIHIDGQADLLPGEAHIEFSKTPT; encoded by the coding sequence ATGTCAAGGAAACCAGGAAAAAAGCTGATTATAAATGCAGAGGCCAGCGAGGAATGCCGGATAGCTTTAGTAGAAGACGGTAAGCTGGAGGCCTTTCATATCGAGACCATCGGCCATGAGGTTACCAGGGGCAACATATATAAGAGCAAGGTGGTATCCATTGAGCCCAGCCTCCAAGCGGCTTTTATAGATTACGGCGGAGAAAAAAACGGTTTCTTGTCCCTATCGGAGATCCATCCCGAATATTACGGGGTAGAGACGCCGGGTGAAAAGGGTGAAAAACTACGAATTCAAGACCTGATCGAAAAAGGGCAGGAGATGCTGGTACAGGTGGTCAAGGAAGCGGCCGGGCAAAAAGGGGCGGCATTGACAACTTACCTATCCCTTCCCGGACGGTATCTGGTACTCTTGCCCGGCAGCAGCAGCGCCGGGGTATCCCGTAAGATAGAAGACGAAGAACAGCGCAAAAAACTTAAGGAAATTATGAAGGATTTTGAACTGCCGGAAGGTATTGGTTTTATCGTGCGTACGGCGAGCCTGGAAACCACCAAGAGGGAGCTGTCTAAAGATCTGCAATATCTCCTGCGCTTATGGAAAGATATAAAAGACAAAGGACAAACCCTGCCTGCCCCTGCCCTTATTTACAAGGAAGAGTACCTTATTATCCGGTCGTTACGTGATTATTTTTCTTCAGATACATGCGAGATACTGGTTGATGATAAGGAATCATTTGACCGGATACGTGATTTCATGCGCATCATCTCGCCGAGGCATTACCCGCTGGTAAAACTCTATAAGGATTCAGGGCCTATCTTTTCTCGTTATAATTTGGAGGCCCAGATTGAGAAGATATATGAATCCAGGGTAAACCTCCCGTCCGGCGGCTCGATAGTCGTAAATCCCACCGAGGCCCTGGTTGCTATTGATGTAAACTCGAGTCGCTCCGTGCGGGAAAAGGAACCGGAAGAAACGGCCTTTAAGACTAATATGGAAGCGGCAGAAGAGATTGCCAGGCAGCTCCGCCTAAGGGATCTGGGCGGTTTAATAGTTGTTGATTTTATAGATATGCGGCAGGCAACGCATCAACGCGCCTTAGAAAAAAGGTTTCGTGACAGTCTGAAGAAGGATAAGGCTAAAATCGAGATCGGCAAGATATCCAAGTTCGGCCTCCTGGAATTAACGCGCCAGAAGATTCGCTCACCTATAATCATGGGCAGTTACAAGACATGCAGCCACTGCCAGGGGCGCGGTATAGTGCGTTCTGTTGAGGCCCAGGCCATAGCTGTCCTGCGCCGTATTCAGGCCGGCCTAAGTCGTGGCGATGTGAGTGGAGTTCAGGTCCGCGTCCCTGTAGATGTGGCCGCCTACCTGTTAAATAGAAAGCGCGGGGAACTTTTTCATCTGGAAACCCGTCGTGGCATGGGCATTCACATTGATGGTCAGGCCGATCTCTTGCCCGGAGAAGCCCATATAGAATTCAGCAAAACGCCTACCTGA